In a genomic window of Diabrotica undecimpunctata isolate CICGRU chromosome 2, icDiaUnde3, whole genome shotgun sequence:
- the LOC140435133 gene encoding cuticle protein 18.6-like, whose product MQVTRDRSTIKSRHSIHWAHSNSFKSFSKKMAFKFVVLTTLLAVAHAGLIGAPLATPLAAPVFHHAPISYAAPAYSYAAPVAKVAVAAPVAKAVVAEEYDPNPQYSFGYQVEDSLTGDSKSQSETRNGDIVQGSYSLTDPDGTRRTVDYTADPINGFNAVVRKEPLVAKAVVAPAVAKVAAPVAYAAPAHVVHTAPVVHAAPVVHAAPVVHAAPVFHAAPVAKFASPLAYAAPVAKYAAPVAYSTSLIH is encoded by the exons ATGCAAGTGACACGTGATCGAAGTACTATAAAAAGTCGGCATTCGATACATTGGGCACACTCGAATTCGTTCAAGAGTTTCAGCAAGAAAATGGCTTTTAAG TTCGTAGTTTTGACCACTCTGCTCGCTGTTGCCCATGCAGGCCTCATTGGCGCACCCTTAGCAACTCCACTAGCAGCTCCAGTTTTCCATCATGCACCCATATCTTATGCTGCTCCAGCATATTCTTACGCCGCTCCAGTAGCTAAAGTAGCTGTTGCTGCTCCCGTCGCTAAGGCTGTTGTTGCTGAAGAATACGATCCCAACCCACAGTACTCTTTCGGATACCAAGTAGAAGATAGCTTGACCGGAGATAGCAAAAGTCAAAGTGAAACCAGAAATGGAGATATAGTACAGG GATCCTACTCATTGACCGACCCTGATGGCACCCGTCGTACCGTTGACTACACCGCTGATCCAATTAATGGTTTCAACGCCGTCGTCCGCAAGGAACCTCTCGTAGCTAAAGCTGTAGTTGCTCCCGCTGTTGCTAAGGTAGCTGCACCTGTAGCTTATGCCGCACCCGCTCACGTAGTTCACACTGCACCCGTTGTACATGCCGCTCCTGTTGTACACGCTGCTCCAGTAGTACATGCTGCTCCTGTATTTCACGCTGCTCCAGTAGCCAAATTCGCTTCTCCCTTAGCCTATGCCGCTCCTGTTGCCAAATATGCCGCGCCTGTGGCGTACTCTACCTCCTTGATTCATTAA